A window from Aeromonas rivipollensis encodes these proteins:
- a CDS encoding FKBP-type peptidyl-prolyl cis-trans isomerase has protein sequence MKVAPLSVVTLEYTVTDEHGEVIDTTVGKEPLVYLHGTRYLVSGLEAELEGRSVGEAFDVTLTPSQAYGEYDENLVQEVPGELFDGMEVSEGDTFVAETDDGHRPVTVIEVSEEFIKVDGNHPLAGVTLGFKVEIKDVRAATAEELAHGHVHGAGGCGHDHGHDHGHDHDHDHGGCCGGHGHDHGHDHGDEQGHGGCCGGGGCGGKGHHH, from the coding sequence ATGAAAGTAGCTCCCCTGAGCGTGGTTACGCTGGAATACACGGTCACCGACGAACACGGTGAAGTCATCGACACCACTGTCGGTAAAGAGCCTCTGGTGTATCTGCACGGTACCCGTTATCTGGTCTCCGGCCTCGAAGCCGAACTGGAAGGCCGCAGCGTGGGCGAGGCGTTCGACGTCACCCTGACGCCGAGCCAGGCCTATGGCGAGTATGACGAGAACCTGGTGCAAGAAGTGCCCGGCGAGCTGTTCGATGGCATGGAAGTGTCTGAAGGGGATACTTTTGTGGCCGAGACCGACGATGGCCACCGTCCGGTGACCGTCATCGAAGTCTCCGAAGAGTTCATCAAGGTGGATGGCAACCATCCCCTGGCTGGTGTGACCCTGGGCTTCAAGGTCGAGATCAAGGACGTGCGTGCCGCCACCGCCGAAGAGCTGGCTCACGGCCACGTGCACGGTGCTGGTGGTTGCGGTCACGATCATGGTCATGACCACGGTCACGATCACGACCATGACCACGGCGGTTGCTGCGGCGGTCACGGCCACGATCACGGTCATGACCACGGCGACGAGCAGGGTCACGGCGGTTGCTGTGGCGGCGGTGGTTGCGGTGGCAAGGGCCATCACCACTGA
- a CDS encoding chemotaxis protein CheV, which yields MTSKANQSQGMLLFHLSARQSFAIGTLKVKEIVPYTQLTALPHSHPTVLGAASMRGTTIPVIDMAMAVGYRPISREEMPNCFIIITDCRRTLVGFLVRGIDKITECNWRDIEPPPPSLGQNVFVTGVTKVGDQLIQLLDVELILSRVYPDDPSHLYPVLTDVQRERLKPMRILLVDDSSVARRQLMAALDYINIPYEVCTNGRDALSLMQARVAQGSRIDILVSDIEMPGLDGYELAFEVQSDPRLAEAYIILHTSLSSEISVERAHQVGAHEALTKFEANELIQAMLRGAEHHDRLPA from the coding sequence ATGACGAGCAAGGCCAACCAATCCCAGGGCATGTTGCTGTTTCACCTCTCTGCCAGGCAATCCTTCGCCATCGGCACCCTCAAGGTGAAGGAGATAGTCCCCTACACCCAGCTCACCGCCCTGCCCCATTCGCACCCGACCGTACTCGGGGCGGCCAGCATGAGAGGCACCACCATCCCCGTGATCGACATGGCGATGGCGGTGGGCTATCGCCCGATCAGCCGGGAGGAGATGCCCAACTGCTTCATCATCATCACGGATTGCCGCCGCACCCTGGTGGGCTTCCTGGTACGGGGCATCGACAAGATCACCGAGTGCAACTGGCGTGACATAGAGCCGCCGCCCCCTTCCCTCGGTCAGAACGTCTTCGTCACCGGGGTGACCAAGGTCGGTGATCAGCTGATCCAGCTGCTGGACGTGGAGCTGATCCTGTCCCGGGTCTATCCGGACGATCCCAGCCACCTCTACCCCGTGCTGACAGATGTGCAGCGCGAGCGGCTCAAGCCGATGCGGATCCTGCTGGTGGACGACTCCTCCGTCGCCCGCCGCCAGCTGATGGCGGCCCTCGATTACATCAACATTCCCTACGAGGTGTGCACCAACGGGCGCGATGCCCTCAGCCTGATGCAGGCCAGGGTCGCTCAGGGCAGCCGGATAGACATACTGGTGAGCGACATAGAGATGCCGGGGCTGGACGGTTACGAGCTGGCCTTCGAGGTGCAGAGCGATCCCAGGTTGGCGGAGGCCTACATCATTCTGCACACCTCCCTCTCCAGCGAGATCAGCGTGGAGCGGGCCCATCAGGTCGGCGCCCACGAGGCACTGACCAAGTTTGAAGCCAACGAGCTGATCCAGGCCATGCTGCGCGGCGCCGAACACCACGACCGCCTGCCCGCCTGA
- a CDS encoding YheV family putative zinc ribbon protein: METRRKKRFIAGAVCPACGKMDTMMLYMEHGVEKVTCVDCGDTQVQTQAEVDKATREAEQVIGVFSPE; encoded by the coding sequence ATGGAAACCAGACGTAAAAAGCGCTTCATTGCCGGTGCGGTTTGCCCGGCGTGCGGCAAGATGGACACCATGATGCTGTATATGGAGCATGGAGTCGAGAAGGTGACCTGTGTCGACTGCGGGGATACCCAGGTGCAGACCCAGGCCGAGGTGGACAAGGCGACCCGCGAGGCCGAACAGGTCATAGGAGTCTTCAGTCCCGAATGA
- the dnaB gene encoding replicative DNA helicase: MAEQVTAKKDAKTQQLKVPPHSFEAEQSVLGGLMLDNEAWDRVAERVIDKDFYSRPHRLIFQAMTRLSNAGNPIDLITLQEELERSEQLEESGGFAYLVEIAKNTPSAANINAYAEIVRERAVVREMISVANEIVEAGYEPQGRTSGDLLDLAESKVFQIAEQRSSANEGPQPLKLILEQTVDKIEELFKTPHNGVTGVSSGYGDLDKMTAGLQRSDLIIVAARPSMGKTTFAMNLCEHAALTADKPVLIFSLEMPSEQIIMRMLASVGRIDQTKVRTGQLDDEDWARLSSTMGLLLEKGKMYIDDASGLTPTDVRSRARRIAREHGGLSMIMIDYLQLMRVPALSDNRTLEIGEISRSLKALAKELQCPVVALSQLNRSLEQRADKRPVNSDLRESGSIEQDADLIMFIYRDEVYHDDSPDKGIAEIIIGKQRNGPIGRVRLTFQGQFSRFDNYAGPAFDDDY, translated from the coding sequence ATGGCAGAGCAAGTGACGGCGAAAAAAGACGCCAAGACACAACAGCTGAAAGTTCCCCCCCACTCTTTTGAGGCCGAGCAGTCCGTACTGGGCGGCCTGATGCTGGATAACGAGGCCTGGGATCGGGTGGCCGAGCGGGTGATCGACAAGGATTTCTACAGCCGTCCCCACCGCCTGATCTTCCAGGCCATGACCCGCCTCTCCAACGCGGGCAACCCCATCGATCTCATCACCCTGCAGGAGGAGCTGGAGCGCTCCGAGCAGTTGGAAGAGTCCGGTGGCTTCGCCTATCTGGTGGAGATCGCCAAGAACACCCCGAGCGCCGCCAACATCAATGCCTACGCCGAGATAGTGCGTGAGCGGGCCGTGGTGCGAGAGATGATCTCGGTCGCCAACGAGATAGTCGAAGCGGGTTACGAGCCCCAGGGCCGCACCTCAGGCGATCTGCTGGATCTTGCCGAGAGCAAGGTGTTCCAGATTGCCGAGCAGCGCTCCAGCGCCAACGAGGGCCCGCAGCCCCTGAAGCTGATCCTGGAGCAGACGGTCGACAAGATTGAGGAGCTGTTCAAGACCCCCCACAACGGGGTGACCGGGGTCTCAAGCGGTTACGGGGATCTCGACAAGATGACCGCCGGTCTGCAGCGCTCGGACCTCATCATAGTCGCGGCCCGTCCCTCCATGGGCAAGACCACCTTTGCCATGAACCTGTGCGAGCACGCGGCCCTCACCGCCGACAAGCCGGTGCTTATCTTCTCCCTGGAGATGCCCTCCGAGCAGATCATCATGCGTATGCTCGCCTCGGTGGGACGCATCGACCAGACCAAGGTGCGGACCGGCCAGCTCGACGACGAAGATTGGGCGCGCCTCTCCTCCACCATGGGACTCTTGCTGGAGAAGGGCAAGATGTACATAGATGACGCCTCCGGCCTGACCCCGACCGACGTGCGCTCCCGTGCCCGGCGCATCGCCCGCGAGCACGGCGGCCTCTCGATGATCATGATCGACTACCTGCAGCTGATGCGGGTGCCGGCGCTGTCTGACAACAGAACCCTGGAAATCGGTGAAATCTCCCGCTCCCTCAAGGCCTTGGCGAAAGAGCTGCAATGCCCGGTAGTGGCGCTCTCCCAGCTGAACCGAAGCCTGGAGCAGCGGGCCGACAAGCGCCCGGTCAACTCGGATCTTCGTGAATCCGGCTCCATCGAGCAGGACGCGGATTTGATCATGTTCATCTACCGTGACGAGGTGTATCACGACGACAGTCCCGACAAGGGGATTGCCGAGATCATCATCGGCAAGCAGCGTAACGGCCCTATCGGAAGAGTACGGCTTACCTTCCAGGGTCAGTTCTCCCGGTTCGACAACTATGCCGGTCCGGCGTTTGATGACGATTACTAA
- a CDS encoding SlyX family protein, with the protein MSQQLNDRLETLESRLAYAEYTVEQLNEEVTTQGRELDRLKHQIQLLVDKLQSVQPSQIASMAEETPPPHY; encoded by the coding sequence ATGAGTCAGCAACTTAACGATCGTCTCGAGACCCTGGAAAGCCGTCTCGCCTATGCCGAATACACGGTGGAGCAGCTCAACGAAGAGGTGACCACCCAGGGCCGCGAACTCGACCGGCTCAAGCATCAGATCCAGCTGCTGGTGGACAAGCTGCAGAGCGTGCAGCCAAGCCAGATCGCCAGCATGGCCGAAGAGACGCCCCCCCCGCACTACTGA
- the ushA gene encoding bifunctional UDP-sugar hydrolase/5'-nucleotidase UshA, with translation MNYKFVKGSIALAVLAALSGCNTSQNESVAPCSENVCKLTILHTNDTHGRFWHNDKGEYGMAAQKTLVERLRGEAKAAGSEVLVLSGGDVNTGVPESDLQDAEPDFMAMNSIRYDAMAVGNHEFDNPLTILEKQREWAKFPMISANIYDKASGKRYFDPYKVFKLESGLKVAVLGLTTEDTAQLVDPNNVQTLEFRDPTTEAAKLGKQIRDSKEANLVLAITHMGHYENGQHGSNAPGDVEMARALPAGTLDAIIGGHSQNPVCMEPGTPDKYADFKPGDDCLPDQQNGTWIMQAHEWGKYVGRAQFDYQNGKLTLTQYDLIPVNLKDSKGAFIQEEITKDPELYNTLLTYQEKGQQELGVVIGSTDGVLDGERANVRNKQTNLGRLITTATAEKLSTDFGIVNSGGVRASIAAGDISYRDVLTVHPFGNTVNKATMSGSELETYLGQVATKTVNTGGYAQFGGINMAVDCQAKSVTITSVGGKAFDPAASYSFSIPSFSAAGGDGYPKINTINAGLVDAGVLKDYIAAKKTIQVADYQPAGEVSYVNSASTDGCK, from the coding sequence ATGAATTATAAATTTGTCAAAGGAAGTATCGCGCTGGCTGTGCTCGCCGCGCTGAGTGGCTGTAATACCTCACAAAATGAAAGTGTCGCCCCCTGCAGCGAAAATGTCTGCAAGCTGACCATTTTGCACACCAATGATACCCACGGTCGTTTCTGGCACAACGACAAGGGTGAATATGGCATGGCCGCCCAGAAGACCCTGGTCGAGCGCCTGCGTGGGGAAGCCAAGGCGGCGGGCAGCGAGGTGCTGGTGCTCTCCGGTGGCGACGTGAACACAGGGGTGCCGGAGTCGGATCTGCAGGATGCCGAGCCGGACTTCATGGCCATGAACAGCATCCGCTACGATGCCATGGCGGTGGGCAACCACGAATTTGACAACCCTTTGACTATCTTGGAAAAACAGCGTGAGTGGGCCAAGTTCCCCATGATCTCCGCCAACATCTACGACAAGGCCAGCGGCAAGCGCTACTTCGACCCCTACAAGGTGTTCAAGCTGGAGAGCGGCCTCAAGGTCGCGGTGCTGGGCCTGACCACCGAAGACACCGCCCAGCTGGTGGATCCCAACAACGTCCAGACCCTGGAGTTCCGCGATCCGACCACGGAAGCGGCCAAGCTCGGCAAGCAGATCCGCGACAGCAAGGAGGCAAACCTGGTCCTGGCCATCACCCACATGGGTCACTACGAGAATGGCCAGCACGGCAGCAATGCCCCGGGGGATGTGGAGATGGCGCGCGCGCTGCCGGCCGGCACCCTGGACGCCATCATTGGCGGTCACTCCCAGAACCCGGTCTGCATGGAGCCGGGCACGCCCGACAAATACGCCGACTTCAAGCCGGGTGACGACTGCCTGCCGGATCAGCAGAACGGCACCTGGATCATGCAGGCCCACGAGTGGGGCAAGTATGTGGGCCGCGCCCAGTTTGATTACCAGAACGGCAAGCTGACCCTGACCCAGTACGACCTGATCCCGGTCAATCTGAAAGACAGCAAGGGGGCCTTCATTCAGGAAGAGATCACCAAGGATCCCGAGCTCTACAACACCCTGCTCACCTATCAGGAGAAGGGGCAGCAGGAGCTGGGCGTAGTGATAGGCTCCACCGACGGCGTGCTGGACGGCGAGCGTGCCAACGTGCGCAACAAGCAGACCAACCTGGGTCGCCTGATCACCACGGCCACCGCCGAGAAGCTGAGCACCGACTTCGGCATCGTCAACTCCGGCGGTGTGCGTGCCTCCATCGCGGCTGGCGACATCAGCTATCGTGACGTGCTGACCGTGCATCCGTTCGGCAACACCGTCAACAAGGCGACCATGAGCGGCAGCGAGCTGGAGACCTATCTGGGCCAGGTAGCGACCAAGACGGTCAACACCGGCGGCTATGCCCAGTTTGGTGGCATCAACATGGCGGTGGACTGCCAGGCCAAGAGCGTGACCATCACCAGCGTGGGCGGCAAGGCCTTCGATCCGGCGGCCAGCTACAGCTTCTCCATCCCGAGCTTCAGCGCGGCCGGTGGCGACGGTTATCCGAAGATCAACACCATCAACGCCGGTCTGGTGGATGCCGGGGTGTTGAAGGATTATATAGCGGCGAAGAAGACCATACAGGTGGCCGATTATCAGCCGGCCGGCGAGGTCAGCTATGTTAATTCCGCCTCGACTGATGGCTGCAAATAA
- a CDS encoding hydrolase, translating to MLTESHFHAPWWARNAHLQTILPKWLRRTPARFIPERFELADGDFVDLAWSGDISPDERPLLVLFHGLEGSIHSHYAKGLFAHLQQQGNEAVLMHFRGCSGEPNRLLRAYHSGAIEDAQALIAELGRRFPGKPLVAIGYSLGGNMLVNLLARGCPAELSAAVVISAPLQLASCADRVNQGFSRVYQSYLLRTMRANLQSKIRHQAAARARWQPEQVSRIATLRDFDEQVTAPLHGFDSADHYYQTCSGLDLLARITIPTLIIHAADDPFMTGAVIPRPEQLSPMVRYELSRRGGHVGFLHGTPWRPRFWLEERISQWLREQTQDARR from the coding sequence ATGCTGACAGAAAGCCACTTCCACGCCCCCTGGTGGGCCCGCAATGCCCACCTGCAAACCATCTTGCCCAAATGGCTGCGCCGGACGCCGGCCCGCTTCATCCCGGAACGGTTCGAACTGGCAGACGGGGACTTCGTCGACCTCGCCTGGAGCGGGGACATCAGCCCGGATGAGCGGCCGCTGCTGGTGCTGTTTCACGGTCTGGAGGGCAGCATCCACTCCCACTATGCCAAGGGGCTGTTTGCCCACCTGCAGCAACAGGGGAACGAGGCGGTACTGATGCATTTTCGCGGTTGCAGCGGCGAGCCGAACCGGCTGCTGCGGGCCTATCACTCCGGCGCCATCGAAGATGCCCAGGCGCTGATCGCCGAGCTGGGCCGCCGTTTTCCCGGCAAGCCACTGGTCGCCATCGGCTACTCCCTGGGGGGCAACATGCTGGTGAATCTGCTGGCGCGCGGCTGCCCTGCCGAATTGAGCGCCGCCGTGGTGATCTCGGCGCCGCTGCAACTGGCCAGCTGCGCCGATCGGGTCAATCAGGGATTTTCACGGGTCTATCAGAGCTACCTGCTGCGCACCATGCGCGCCAACCTGCAGAGCAAGATCCGTCATCAGGCCGCGGCCCGGGCACGCTGGCAACCGGAGCAGGTGAGCCGCATCGCCACCCTGCGCGACTTCGACGAGCAGGTCACAGCCCCGCTCCATGGCTTCGACAGCGCCGATCACTACTATCAAACCTGCTCCGGCCTTGATCTCCTGGCCCGCATCACCATCCCGACCCTGATCATCCACGCCGCCGACGATCCCTTCATGACCGGGGCCGTGATCCCCAGGCCGGAGCAGCTCTCACCCATGGTGCGCTACGAGCTGAGCCGCCGTGGTGGCCACGTGGGCTTCCTGCACGGCACTCCCTGGCGCCCCCGCTTCTGGCTGGAGGAGCGCATCAGCCAGTGGCTGCGGGAGCAGACTCAGGACGCCAGGCGGTAG
- a CDS encoding Tim44-like domain-containing protein yields the protein MKKMLTLFAVILAIGLGAPIAEAKKFGGGKSFGKSYKTAPAQPAPTAAPVNGKNPTLAAAPKKSGMMGGLLGGLLAGGLFAYLLGSGAFEGLQGMDFLLIALLALGAVFLIRALRKNKAAATPPQTAYAGYQPPSAPQQFEQSNGAPQATGFADSDVPFRLPPGFDMNGFLSGARDHYRTLQEAWNKNDLEKVREYVSPELFQHLQTERAELTGEQHTEVMYVDTQLVRADYGSDWAQVSVRFSGRYMDRQEQVEEDIKEVWHLERNLAKDNAPWHIVGIEQL from the coding sequence ATGAAAAAGATGCTGACCCTGTTTGCCGTGATCCTGGCCATTGGCCTTGGGGCACCCATCGCCGAGGCCAAGAAATTTGGTGGCGGCAAATCCTTTGGCAAGAGCTACAAGACGGCACCGGCCCAACCGGCACCTACTGCTGCTCCCGTGAATGGCAAGAACCCGACCCTGGCTGCGGCACCCAAGAAGAGCGGCATGATGGGTGGCCTGCTGGGCGGCCTGCTGGCCGGTGGCCTGTTCGCCTACCTGCTGGGCAGCGGCGCCTTCGAAGGTCTGCAGGGCATGGACTTCCTGCTGATCGCCCTGCTGGCGCTCGGTGCCGTGTTCCTGATCCGCGCCCTGCGCAAGAACAAGGCGGCTGCGACCCCGCCACAGACGGCCTATGCGGGCTATCAGCCACCGTCGGCGCCGCAGCAGTTCGAGCAGAGCAACGGCGCCCCGCAGGCGACCGGCTTTGCCGACAGCGACGTCCCCTTCCGCCTGCCGCCAGGCTTTGACATGAACGGTTTCCTGTCCGGTGCCCGCGATCACTATCGCACCCTGCAAGAAGCCTGGAACAAGAACGATCTGGAGAAGGTACGCGAGTACGTGAGCCCGGAACTGTTCCAGCACCTCCAGACCGAGCGCGCCGAACTGACCGGCGAGCAGCACACCGAAGTGATGTATGTGGACACCCAGCTGGTGCGTGCCGACTACGGCAGCGACTGGGCCCAGGTCAGCGTGCGCTTCAGCGGTCGCTACATGGACCGTCAGGAGCAGGTCGAGGAGGACATCAAGGAGGTGTGGCACCTCGAGCGCAACCTGGCCAAGGACAATGCCCCCTGGCACATCGTCGGTATCGAGCAGCTCTAA
- a CDS encoding DUF2956 domain-containing protein, with amino-acid sequence MAKYDKISPETQQEAMKVARANQKPGQTKEQTQLIAQGIQKGIDEYKKQMKARAREASRQKKQQARTKQPQQGGQEEEAQEIELVEISRQHPLPWALLVLSWLAFGCAWIWLR; translated from the coding sequence ATGGCAAAGTACGACAAGATTTCCCCCGAGACCCAGCAGGAGGCGATGAAGGTAGCCCGCGCCAACCAGAAGCCGGGGCAGACCAAGGAGCAGACCCAGCTGATCGCCCAGGGGATCCAGAAGGGCATAGACGAGTACAAGAAACAGATGAAGGCGCGGGCCCGGGAGGCGAGCCGCCAGAAGAAGCAGCAAGCCAGGACCAAACAGCCACAGCAGGGCGGGCAGGAGGAAGAGGCCCAGGAGATAGAGCTTGTCGAGATCAGCCGCCAGCACCCGTTGCCCTGGGCATTGCTGGTGCTGAGCTGGCTGGCATTTGGCTGTGCCTGGATCTGGCTGCGCTGA
- a CDS encoding sigma-54-dependent transcriptional regulator: protein MAESKPRVLLVEDTRSLAVVYEQYLVQDGYEVLLADCGQQALAQLLASPPPVVLLDLELPDMSGMAILQQITEQQLPCSVVVITAHGSVDVAVEAMRCGAFDFLTKPFDGKRLCATARNAFKHQQLSSLVAQYRENFERSSFAGFIGASMAMQAVYRIIESAAPSKATVFITGESGTGKEVCAEAIHQCSPRRDQPFIALNCAAIPHDLMESEIFGHVKGSFTGAQGDRKGAASLADGGTLFLDEICEMDLDLQSKLLRFIQTGTLQRVGSGKVETVDVRFVCATNRDPLAEVKAGRFREDLYYRLHVIPLPLPPLRERGEDILLLARDLLLRYAKEEHKRFRDFDADTVRVLLDYPWPGNVRELQNVVRNIVVLNDRELVSKDILPPPLNGGRALPMPAPAEETPEILADPMSTPLPVRPLWLVEKEAIEQAIASCDGNIPKAAALLEISPSTIYRKKQGWEEASLA from the coding sequence GTGGCTGAAAGCAAACCCCGTGTCCTGCTGGTGGAAGATACCCGCAGTCTGGCCGTCGTCTATGAGCAGTACCTGGTTCAGGATGGCTATGAGGTGCTGCTGGCCGATTGCGGCCAGCAGGCACTGGCGCAGTTGCTGGCCAGCCCGCCCCCCGTGGTGCTGCTCGACCTCGAACTGCCCGACATGTCCGGCATGGCCATATTGCAGCAGATCACCGAGCAGCAACTGCCCTGCTCAGTGGTGGTGATCACCGCCCACGGCTCGGTGGACGTGGCGGTGGAGGCGATGCGCTGCGGTGCCTTCGACTTCCTGACCAAGCCGTTCGACGGCAAGCGGCTGTGCGCCACCGCCCGCAACGCCTTCAAGCATCAGCAGCTCAGCTCGCTGGTGGCCCAGTACAGGGAGAACTTCGAGCGTAGCTCCTTTGCGGGCTTCATCGGCGCCTCCATGGCGATGCAGGCGGTCTATCGCATCATAGAGAGCGCGGCACCGAGCAAGGCGACCGTCTTCATCACGGGGGAGAGCGGCACCGGCAAGGAGGTCTGTGCCGAGGCCATCCACCAGTGCAGCCCGCGCCGGGATCAGCCCTTCATCGCGCTCAACTGCGCCGCCATTCCCCACGATCTGATGGAGAGCGAGATCTTCGGCCATGTGAAGGGATCCTTTACCGGTGCTCAGGGGGATCGCAAGGGGGCAGCCAGCCTGGCGGACGGCGGCACCCTCTTCCTCGACGAGATCTGCGAGATGGATCTCGACCTGCAAAGCAAGCTGCTGCGCTTCATCCAGACCGGCACCCTGCAGCGGGTCGGCAGCGGCAAGGTGGAGACGGTGGACGTGCGTTTCGTCTGCGCCACCAACCGGGATCCCCTGGCGGAGGTGAAGGCGGGGCGCTTTCGCGAGGATCTTTACTACCGGCTGCACGTGATCCCGCTCCCCCTGCCCCCCCTGCGCGAGCGCGGTGAAGACATACTGCTGCTGGCGCGCGACCTCTTGCTGCGATATGCCAAGGAGGAGCACAAGCGCTTCCGGGATTTCGATGCCGACACAGTGCGGGTGCTGCTCGATTACCCCTGGCCCGGCAACGTGCGCGAGCTGCAGAACGTGGTGCGCAACATAGTGGTGCTCAACGATCGCGAGCTGGTGAGCAAGGATATACTGCCGCCGCCACTCAACGGCGGCCGTGCGCTCCCGATGCCTGCCCCTGCCGAGGAAACCCCCGAGATCCTGGCCGATCCCATGTCGACCCCGCTGCCGGTACGCCCGCTCTGGCTGGTGGAGAAGGAGGCCATCGAGCAGGCCATCGCCAGCTGTGACGGCAACATCCCCAAGGCGGCGGCACTGCTGGAGATCAGCCCCTCGACCATTTATCGCAAGAAGCAGGGTTGGGAAGAGGCGAGCCTAGCCTGA
- the fkpA gene encoding FKBP-type peptidyl-prolyl cis-trans isomerase gives MNNFLKVSLLAAAVAVSLTACQKDEKPAANTAEVKAEASKPAEAPKAAAKSFEEQSGYAIGLSMGRYIANTLERQQELGIKLDNSVILKGVTDGLGKEASMTDEEIQKVLQEYDAKINELTKAKADKDAVENLKKGEEYLAANAKKEGVKSTESGLQYQVEKLGDGAKPKATDIVKVHYTGTLTDGTKFDSSVDRGEPATFPLNQVIPGWTEGVQLMPVGSKFKFFLPSKLAYGEHGAGSIPANAVLVFDVELLAIEKPAADGADAKK, from the coding sequence ATGAACAATTTTCTGAAGGTGTCCCTGTTGGCTGCGGCCGTTGCCGTGAGTCTGACTGCTTGCCAAAAAGATGAGAAGCCTGCTGCCAATACCGCAGAGGTCAAGGCAGAAGCCAGCAAGCCGGCAGAGGCCCCCAAGGCAGCAGCCAAGAGCTTTGAAGAGCAATCCGGCTATGCGATCGGCCTCTCCATGGGTCGTTATATCGCCAATACCCTGGAACGTCAGCAGGAACTCGGCATCAAGCTGGACAACAGCGTCATCCTCAAGGGTGTGACCGACGGTCTGGGCAAGGAAGCCAGCATGACTGACGAGGAGATCCAGAAAGTTCTGCAGGAATACGACGCCAAGATCAACGAGTTGACCAAGGCCAAGGCTGACAAGGATGCGGTGGAAAACCTGAAGAAGGGTGAAGAGTACCTGGCCGCCAACGCCAAGAAAGAGGGCGTGAAGAGCACCGAATCCGGCCTGCAGTATCAGGTCGAGAAGCTGGGTGACGGCGCCAAGCCCAAGGCCACCGACATCGTCAAGGTACACTACACCGGCACCCTGACCGATGGCACCAAGTTCGACAGCTCCGTCGATCGCGGCGAGCCGGCTACCTTCCCGCTCAACCAGGTGATCCCGGGCTGGACCGAAGGCGTGCAGCTGATGCCGGTCGGTTCCAAGTTCAAGTTCTTCCTGCCGTCCAAGCTGGCCTATGGCGAGCACGGTGCAGGCTCCATCCCGGCCAACGCCGTGCTGGTATTTGACGTCGAGCTGCTGGCCATCGAAAAGCCGGCTGCCGATGGCGCCGATGCGAAGAAATAA
- the alr gene encoding alanine racemase: MKAAIAQIDTSALRHNLAVVKRHAPSCKIIAVVKANAYGHGLLPVARTLVDADAYAVARIEEALMLRSCAVVKPIVLLEGFFSSADLPVLAANNLQTAVHTWEQLEALEQAELPAPVVAWLKLDTGMHRLGVRADEMPAFIARLAKCKNVVQPFNIMTHFSRSDELEQATTREQIELFSKLTAPLAGERAMANSAGILAWPDSHCDWVRPGVILYGVSPFPNTVAADYDLQPVMTLKTQLIAVRDHKAGEPVGYGANWVSDRDTRLGVIAIGYGDGYPRMAPNGTSVLVNGRIVPLVGRVSMDMTTVDLGPGATDKAGDEAVLWGEGLPVERVAEEIGTIPYELITKLTSRVFMEYV, translated from the coding sequence ATGAAAGCGGCTATTGCCCAAATCGATACCTCGGCCCTGCGCCACAACCTCGCCGTGGTCAAGCGCCACGCCCCTTCCTGCAAGATCATCGCCGTGGTCAAGGCCAACGCCTATGGCCATGGCCTGCTGCCGGTGGCCCGCACCCTGGTGGATGCGGACGCCTATGCGGTGGCCCGCATCGAGGAGGCGCTGATGCTGCGCTCCTGCGCCGTGGTCAAACCCATAGTGCTGCTGGAAGGCTTCTTCTCGAGCGCCGATCTGCCGGTGCTGGCGGCCAACAACCTGCAGACGGCGGTGCACACCTGGGAGCAGCTCGAGGCCCTGGAGCAGGCCGAGTTGCCGGCTCCCGTGGTGGCCTGGCTCAAGCTCGACACCGGCATGCACCGGCTCGGGGTGCGCGCCGATGAGATGCCCGCCTTTATCGCGCGCCTCGCCAAGTGCAAGAACGTGGTGCAGCCGTTCAACATCATGACCCACTTCAGCCGCTCCGATGAGCTCGAACAAGCCACCACTCGCGAGCAGATCGAGCTGTTCAGCAAATTGACCGCCCCGCTGGCGGGCGAGCGGGCCATGGCGAACTCGGCGGGGATCCTGGCCTGGCCCGATTCGCATTGCGACTGGGTGCGCCCCGGCGTCATCCTGTATGGCGTATCCCCCTTCCCCAATACGGTGGCGGCGGATTACGACCTGCAACCCGTGATGACCTTGAAGACCCAGCTCATCGCGGTGCGGGATCACAAGGCGGGCGAACCTGTGGGCTACGGTGCCAACTGGGTGTCTGACCGGGATACCCGGCTCGGCGTCATCGCCATCGGCTACGGCGATGGCTACCCGCGCATGGCGCCCAACGGCACCTCTGTGCTGGTCAATGGCCGCATAGTCCCCCTGGTGGGCCGGGTCTCCATGGACATGACCACAGTGGATCTCGGCCCAGGTGCCACCGACAAGGCCGGCGACGAGGCCGTGCTCTGGGGCGAGGGGCTGCCGGTGGAACGAGTCGCCGAGGAGATTGGCACCATTCCCTATGAGCTGATCACCAAGCTCACTTCCCGCGTCTTCATGGAATATGTGTAG